A DNA window from Rhipicephalus sanguineus isolate Rsan-2018 chromosome 8, BIME_Rsan_1.4, whole genome shotgun sequence contains the following coding sequences:
- the LOC119403454 gene encoding uncharacterized protein LOC119403454 → MELAGLQRALDFLDDKNVEVSVLVTDRHAQVKCFMQKHKEETEHKYDVWHMAKGVNKKLQTAAKQSDCKELLPWIKSITNHMYWAAASSHRNKELIVPKWKSLLNHVQGIHEHDDELFPSCLHGEIEPREWLKNDSRALQKLEEVATARTLLKDMPRLSTRYQTYGLEAFHSLLLHFAPKLYHYPYAGMKARTQLSVLHYNENSERDQACTKDGTPRWHIKYPKAAGGEPVACPIMEAAKHGYVQNLLQAVTTAAINAPPG, encoded by the exons ATGGAGCTGGCTGGGCTACAGCGTGCCCTTGATTTCTTGGACGACAAGAATGTTGAAGTGTCCGTTCTGGTCACGGACCGCCATGCTCAAGTAAAGTgtttcatgcagaaacacaaggaAGAAACCGAACACAAGTATGATGTGTGGCATATGGCAAAAG GGGTCAACAAGAAGCTGCAGACTGCAGCAAAACAAAGCGACTGCAAGGAGCTGCTACCATGGATAAAATCTATTACGAACCATATGTACTGGGCAGCAGCTTCTAGCCATAGAAACAAGGAACTAATCGTTCCAAAGTGGAAATCGCTTCTGAATCATGTTCAAGGCATTCATGAGCACGATGATGAGTTGTTTCCCTCGTGTCTGCATGGCGAGATTGAGCCGAGAGAATGGCTAAAAAACG ACTCGAGGGCACTGCAGAAACTCGAAGAGGTGGCCACTGCGAGAACCCTGCTGAAAGACATGCCACGGCTTTCCACCAGATACCAGACGTATGGACTTGAGGCGTTTCACAGCCTGCTGCTTCATTTTGCACCCAAGCTGTACCACTACCCATATGCTGGAATGAAGGCAAG GACACAACTTtctgtgctgcactataatgagAATAGTGAGCGTGATCAAGCCTGCACAAAGGATGGCACTCCACGATGGCACATAAAGTACCCGAAAGCAGCTGGGGGTGAGCCTGTGGCCTGTCCCATAATGGAGGCAGCCAAACATG GCTACGTCCAAAACCTCCTGCAGGCAGTAACCACAGCAGCCATCAATGCACCTCCTGGATAA